A stretch of DNA from Halorubrum sp. BOL3-1:
CGTCCTCGCGGCGGCGGAGTGATCCGACCGGGAGCGACACCTGACCATGTTTGGATCAAGCCTTAATCAACGACGCGCCGAACGCGATCGCATGAGCGTCCTCGCCGGGGTGATCCGATGCTGCCGACGCTGACGTACCTCCAGTTCCATCTCGTATTCAGTCTCCCGGTGCTCGGACTGCTGTGGTACCTCGCACCGCGGTACGACGCGATGCGACAGCGACGCGCGACGGTCGGGATCGCGATCCTCGTCGCCATCGCGTATTTCTACACGACGCCGTGGATCAGCTACATGATCCGGCGGGGAGCGTGGTCGTACGCCGACGGGGCGGTGTTCGTCCGGGCGCTGTCGATCCCCCTCGGTGAGTACCTCTTCTTCACCGTTCAGACCGTCATCACCGGGTTCGCGCTCTACCTGATCGGGTTCGACCCGACGTTCCGCGAGGACGACTTCGACCGGAAACCGCGGGTCGCCGGGGCCCTCGCGGGGATTACGATGCTCGTCGGGGGGCTCTGGCTCGTCACGCTCGGCCCCTCGTACCTCTACCTCGGCGGACTGATCGGGTGGGTGGGTCCCGTCGTCGCGCTCCAGTGGGCGGTCGGCGGCGGCTACCTCGTCCGAACGCCGCGGGTCTGGCTCGCGGCGACGCTGACCCCGGCCGCGTACTTCTGGGTCGCGGACCGGATCGCGATCGCGATGGGGACGTGGCGCCTCTCCGCCGAGTTCACGACCGGAGTCGCGGTGTTCGGACTCCCCGTCGAGGAGATGCTGTTCTTCGCCGCGGCCGGCGTGATGACCGTCAACGGCCTCGTGCTGTTCGAGTGGGTGCTCGACTGGAACGACCGCCGGGGGAGCGTCGCGGAGTCGGTCCGGTCGGAGGGAAGCGAGCGCGACGTTCCCGGCCCGGAACCGCCCGCCGACCCCGATCCCGACGCGGTCGATGACTGAGACGTCGCCGGCGTCGACGGGAGCGACCGAGTCCCGTTCCGAGGGCCGCGAACGCGACTCCGAGGTACCGCCCTCGGACGTGCCGGCCGGCTCCGAGTCCGCGAGCGAACGGGTCGACCGGTGGTTCGCGCGCCGCCCGGCGCTGGCGCTCGCCGCGCTGCTGCCGATCGGCGCCGTGACCCCCCTGTTTCCGGTCGAACTCGGCGTCGCGACGTTCGCGCTCGGCACCCTCGTCGTCGGGATGGCGCACGGCGCGGTCGACCACCTCGTTCCGCTTCGTGCGGCGCCGGACGTATCGCTCCGGCGGTCGCTCGCGGTCGTCTCGGTAGTCTACGCGGTCCTCGGCGGGGCCGTCGTCGCCGCGTTCTTCGCCGCACCCGGCGCGGCGTTCGTCGGGTTCGTCGCGCTCACGTGGCTCCACTGGGGGCAGGGCGACGTGGCGACGCTCGCGGTCGCGGGCGTCGACCACCTGCCGACCTCGGCGGAGCGGTGGCTGGCGCTCGTCGTCCGCGGCGGCCTGCCGATGGGGGTCCCGCTCCTCGCGCACCCCGAGGAGTACCGGCTGGTCGCGGAGTGGGTCGTCGGGCTGTTCCTCGTCGACTCGAGCGCGGCCGCGAGCGCGGTCGACCCGCTGTTCACGCCCGCGGTCCGGGTCGCGGTCGGCGTCGGGATGGCGGCCGCGACGCTGGCGTCGGTCGGACTCGGCTACCGTCGGGTCCGAATCGGGCGGAGCGAGACCGGCGAGCGGAACGAGTCGGGCGGGCGGAGCGGGTGGGACGGCCTCGACCCGGCCGGCTGGCGCCGCGACCTCGGAGAGCTGTCGGTCCTGTGGGCGTGGTTCCTCCTCGCGGCGCCGGTGTTCGCGATCGGGGTGTACTTCGCGCTGTGGCACGCGCTCCGGCACGTCGGGCGGCTCGTCCTCGTCGACCCCGAGGCCGCGAGCGCCGCGTCGGCCGGCGACGCCGTCGGGGCGCTCGCGCGCTTCGGCCGGGACGCGGCGCCGCTCACGATCGGCGGGTTCCTCGTGGTCGGCGCGGTCGCCGCGAGCGTGCCCGCGGGCGTGGCGGCACCGGGCGACCTGCTGGCGGTGTCGCTGGTCGCCATCGCCGCGTTGACGCTCCCGCACGTCGTCGTCGTCGCGTGGCTCGACCGGCGGCAGGGGATCTGGCGCCCGGGCGTCGGTCGGTAGGCGGGGACCGAGCGGAGAACCGTCGGATTCCGACACCGCACCGCTCTTGGTCGGGGAACGCGTCTCTCCGACGGATGGACGAGATCGCGATCCGCGACCCGCGGCCGAGCGACGCCGAGCCGCTGGAGGAACTCATCACCTCGCACTTCAGCGAGGGGAACTCCTACGGCGTCGACCTCGGACTCGACGACACGACGTATCACGTGCTGGTCGCGGTCGAGACCGAGACGGGCGGTTCCGACTCGGGAGGTGCGGTCCTCGGCGTTATGGCGCTCCGCGAGCTCTCGGAGCCGGGCGCCGTCGCCGACGAGATGTACTTCTTCGACGATCCGGACCTCCTCCCGGCCGCGGGGCTGTACGGCCACCTGGAGATGGGGTACGTCCGCGGCGGCGCGACCGGACGGGGAATCGGGAGCCGGCTGCTCGAACGGCTCCACGCGCTCGGCGCCGAGCGCGGAGTCGGCCTGTTCGTCGCGGACTCGTGGTATCACGGCGGCGACGACTCGCCGGAGCGGCTGTTCGACGGGTACGGCTACGAGACGGTCCACCGCGACCCGATCGACCGGTCCGCCGCGGAGTGTCCGAAGTGTGAGGGCGAGTGCGTCTGTGAGGCCGCGCTCGGGGTGCGGCGGGTCGAGGGGGTAGCGGAGTGAACCACGACCGCGTCCACGCGCGAGAGCCGTCGCACCACGTCGACCGGTGGTCGGTCGGGGTGATCGGATCGATCGACGAGCGCGACGGTCACTGTGTCGTGACGGTTCGCCCGGTCGGGTCGGGAGAAGAAAAGAGCGGAGAGAACCGCGACGGGAGCGGAACCGAGGGCGACGGTCCCGTCGAACTCACGATCACCCTCGCGGTCAGAGACCTGTTCGTGGGACGGCTCCCCGTTGACGACGGCGAATCACCGGTCGGTGAGCGCGTGTGGTATCGGAAGCGCGGGGGATGAGCGTGAGACGCGAAAGGGTCAGACCCGGCGGAGCTCTCGGCCGGTGACGGTGTTGAATCCGCACCGGACACGGGACGCGTACCTCGCGATCGACGACGCTTCGAGCCTTCACGCGAGGCCGACGTATCCGAACGCTAACCGTCGTC
This window harbors:
- a CDS encoding lycopene cyclase domain-containing protein, with translation MLPTLTYLQFHLVFSLPVLGLLWYLAPRYDAMRQRRATVGIAILVAIAYFYTTPWISYMIRRGAWSYADGAVFVRALSIPLGEYLFFTVQTVITGFALYLIGFDPTFREDDFDRKPRVAGALAGITMLVGGLWLVTLGPSYLYLGGLIGWVGPVVALQWAVGGGYLVRTPRVWLAATLTPAAYFWVADRIAIAMGTWRLSAEFTTGVAVFGLPVEEMLFFAAAGVMTVNGLVLFEWVLDWNDRRGSVAESVRSEGSERDVPGPEPPADPDPDAVDD
- a CDS encoding Brp/Blh family beta-carotene 15,15'-dioxygenase, which encodes MTETSPASTGATESRSEGRERDSEVPPSDVPAGSESASERVDRWFARRPALALAALLPIGAVTPLFPVELGVATFALGTLVVGMAHGAVDHLVPLRAAPDVSLRRSLAVVSVVYAVLGGAVVAAFFAAPGAAFVGFVALTWLHWGQGDVATLAVAGVDHLPTSAERWLALVVRGGLPMGVPLLAHPEEYRLVAEWVVGLFLVDSSAAASAVDPLFTPAVRVAVGVGMAAATLASVGLGYRRVRIGRSETGERNESGGRSGWDGLDPAGWRRDLGELSVLWAWFLLAAPVFAIGVYFALWHALRHVGRLVLVDPEAASAASAGDAVGALARFGRDAAPLTIGGFLVVGAVAASVPAGVAAPGDLLAVSLVAIAALTLPHVVVVAWLDRRQGIWRPGVGR
- a CDS encoding GNAT family N-acetyltransferase, giving the protein MDEIAIRDPRPSDAEPLEELITSHFSEGNSYGVDLGLDDTTYHVLVAVETETGGSDSGGAVLGVMALRELSEPGAVADEMYFFDDPDLLPAAGLYGHLEMGYVRGGATGRGIGSRLLERLHALGAERGVGLFVADSWYHGGDDSPERLFDGYGYETVHRDPIDRSAAECPKCEGECVCEAALGVRRVEGVAE